Proteins encoded in a region of the Salminus brasiliensis chromosome 2, fSalBra1.hap2, whole genome shotgun sequence genome:
- the tpm1 gene encoding tropomyosin alpha-1 chain isoform X4 → MDAIKKKMQMLKLDKENALDRAEQAEGDKKAAEDRSKQLDDELRELEKKLRITEDERDKVFEEFQKAEEKLLTAEEIATKAEGDVASLNRRIQLVEEELDRAQERLATALQKLEEAEKAADESERGMKVIENRALKDEEKMELQEIQLKEAKHIAEEADRKYEEVARKLVIVEGELERTEERAELSERNVHGLQDEIKQLDQTFKSLKAAEGQYSQKEDKYEEEIKVLTDKLKEAETRAEFAERSVAKLEKTIDDLEDELYAQKLKYKAISEELDHALNDMTSM, encoded by the exons ATGGATGCCATCAAGAAGAAGATGCAGATGCTCAAGCTCGACAAGGAGAACGCCTTGGACAGAGCTGAGCAGGCTGAGGGAGATAAGAAGGCAGCAGAGGACAGGAGCAAACAG CTGGATGATGAGTTAAGAGAGTTGGAAAAGAAATTGCGCATAACCGAGGATGAGCGCGATAAAGTGTTTGAGGAGTTCCAAAAGGCCGAGGAAAAGTTGCTGACCGCCGAGGAGATCGCCACAAAG GCCGAGGGTGATGTAGCCTCTCTTAACAGACGTATCCAGCTGGTTGAGGAGGAGTTGGATCGTGCCCAGGAGCGTCTGGCCACCGCCCTTCAGAAGCTGGAGGAGGCAGAGAAGGCTGCTGATGAGAGTGAGAG AGGCATGAAGGTTATTGAGAACAGGGCCCTGAAGGATGAGGAGAAGATGGAACTGCAGGAGATCCAGCTCAAAGAGGCCAAGCACATTGCTGAGGAAGCTGACCGCAAATATGAGGAA gtgGCCCGTAAGCTGGTGATTGTTGAGGGTGAGCTGGAGCGTACAGAGGAACGTGCTGAGCTGTCTGAGAG AAATGTGCATGGATTGCAGGACGAGATCAAACAGTTGGACCAAACGTTTAAGTCCTtaaaagcagcagaaggacaG TACTCACAGAAGGAAGACAAATACGAGGAGGAGATCAAGGTCCTCACCGACAAACTGAAGGAG GCCGAGACCCGTGCTGAGTTTGCTGAGAGATCAGTAGCCAAGCTTGAGAAGACCATTGATGACCTGGAAG ATGAGTTGTATGCCCAGAAACTTAAGTACAAAGCCATCAGCGAAGAGCTGGACCACGCTCTCAACGACATGACTTCAATGTAA
- the tpm1 gene encoding tropomyosin alpha-1 chain isoform X2, with protein sequence MDAIKKKMQMLKLDKENALDRAEQAEGDKKAAEDRSKQLDDELRELEKKLRITEDERDKVFEEFQKAEEKLLTAEEIATKAEGDVASLNRRIQLVEEELDRAQERLATALQKLEEAEKAADESERGMKVIENRALKDEEKMELQEIQLKEAKHIAEEADRKYEEVARKLVIVEGELERTEERAELSERNVHGLQDEIKQLDQTFKSLKAAEGQYSQKEDKYEEEIKVLTDKLKEAETRAEFAERSVAKLEKTIDDLEDKLSHAKEENLDMNQMLEQTLLELNNM encoded by the exons ATGGATGCCATCAAGAAGAAGATGCAGATGCTCAAGCTCGACAAGGAGAACGCCTTGGACAGAGCTGAGCAGGCTGAGGGAGATAAGAAGGCAGCAGAGGACAGGAGCAAACAG CTGGATGATGAGTTAAGAGAGTTGGAAAAGAAATTGCGCATAACCGAGGATGAGCGCGATAAAGTGTTTGAGGAGTTCCAAAAGGCCGAGGAAAAGTTGCTGACCGCCGAGGAGATCGCCACAAAG GCCGAGGGTGATGTAGCCTCTCTTAACAGACGTATCCAGCTGGTTGAGGAGGAGTTGGATCGTGCCCAGGAGCGTCTGGCCACCGCCCTTCAGAAGCTGGAGGAGGCAGAGAAGGCTGCTGATGAGAGTGAGAG AGGCATGAAGGTTATTGAGAACAGGGCCCTGAAGGATGAGGAGAAGATGGAACTGCAGGAGATCCAGCTCAAAGAGGCCAAGCACATTGCTGAGGAAGCTGACCGCAAATATGAGGAA gtgGCCCGTAAGCTGGTGATTGTTGAGGGTGAGCTGGAGCGTACAGAGGAACGTGCTGAGCTGTCTGAGAG AAATGTGCATGGATTGCAGGACGAGATCAAACAGTTGGACCAAACGTTTAAGTCCTtaaaagcagcagaaggacaG TACTCACAGAAGGAAGACAAATACGAGGAGGAGATCAAGGTCCTCACCGACAAACTGAAGGAG GCCGAGACCCGTGCTGAGTTTGCTGAGAGATCAGTAGCCAAGCTTGAGAAGACCATTGATGACCTGGAAG ATAAACTGTCACACGCTAAAGAAGAGAACCTCGATATGAACCAGATGTTGGAACAGACTCTATTGGAGTTGAATAATATGTGA
- the tpm1 gene encoding tropomyosin alpha-1 chain isoform X16, producing the protein MDAIKKKMQMLKLDKENALDRAEQAEGDKKAAEDRSKQLEDDLVALQKKLKATEDELDKYSEALKDAQEKLELAEKKATDAEGDVASLNRRIQLVEEELDRAQERLATALQKLEEAEKAADESERGMKVIENRALKDEEKMELQEIQLKEAKHIAEEADRKYEEVARKLVIVEGELERTEERAELSESKCAELEEELKTVTNTLKSLEAQAEKYSQKEDKYEEEIKVLTDKLKEAETRAEFAERSVAKLEKTIDDLEDELYAQKLKYKAISEELDHALNDMTSM; encoded by the exons ATGGATGCCATCAAGAAGAAGATGCAGATGCTCAAGCTCGACAAGGAGAACGCCTTGGACAGAGCTGAGCAGGCTGAGGGAGATAAGAAGGCAGCAGAGGACAGGAGCAAACAG CTCGAGGATGACTTGGTAGCCCTGCAGAAGAAACTGAAGGCCACCGAGGATGAGCTGGACAAGTATTCTGAGGCTCTTAAAGACGCCCAGGAAAAGCTGGAGCTGGCTGAGAAGAAAGCCACAGAC GCCGAGGGTGATGTAGCCTCTCTTAACAGACGTATCCAGCTGGTTGAGGAGGAGTTGGATCGTGCCCAGGAGCGTCTGGCCACCGCCCTTCAGAAGCTGGAGGAGGCAGAGAAGGCTGCTGATGAGAGTGAGAG AGGCATGAAGGTTATTGAGAACAGGGCCCTGAAGGATGAGGAGAAGATGGAACTGCAGGAGATCCAGCTCAAAGAGGCCAAGCACATTGCTGAGGAAGCTGACCGCAAATATGAGGAA gtgGCCCGTAAGCTGGTGATTGTTGAGGGTGAGCTGGAGCGTACAGAGGAACGTGCTGAGCTGTCTGAGAG CAAATGTGCTGAGCTTGAGGAAGAGTTGAAAACTGTGACCAACACCCTGAAGTCTCTGGAGGCCCAGGCTGAGAAG TACTCACAGAAGGAAGACAAATACGAGGAGGAGATCAAGGTCCTCACCGACAAACTGAAGGAG GCCGAGACCCGTGCTGAGTTTGCTGAGAGATCAGTAGCCAAGCTTGAGAAGACCATTGATGACCTGGAAG ATGAGTTGTATGCCCAGAAACTTAAGTACAAAGCCATCAGCGAAGAGCTGGACCACGCTCTCAACGACATGACTTCAATGTAA
- the tpm1 gene encoding tropomyosin alpha-1 chain isoform X5 — translation MDAIKKKMQMLKLDKENALDRAEQAEGDKKAAEDRSKQLDDELRELEKKLRITEDERDKVFEEFQKAEEKLLTAEEIATKAEGDVASLNRRIQLVEEELDRAQERLATALQKLEEAEKAADESERGMKVIENRALKDEEKMELQEIQLKEAKHIAEEADRKYEEVARKLVIVEGELERTEERAELSESKCAELEEELKTVTNTLKSLEAQAEKYSQKEDKYEEEIKVLTDKLKEAETRAEFAERSVAKLEKTIDDLEDRLYQQLEKNRLLSNDLRVALNED, via the exons ATGGATGCCATCAAGAAGAAGATGCAGATGCTCAAGCTCGACAAGGAGAACGCCTTGGACAGAGCTGAGCAGGCTGAGGGAGATAAGAAGGCAGCAGAGGACAGGAGCAAACAG CTGGATGATGAGTTAAGAGAGTTGGAAAAGAAATTGCGCATAACCGAGGATGAGCGCGATAAAGTGTTTGAGGAGTTCCAAAAGGCCGAGGAAAAGTTGCTGACCGCCGAGGAGATCGCCACAAAG GCCGAGGGTGATGTAGCCTCTCTTAACAGACGTATCCAGCTGGTTGAGGAGGAGTTGGATCGTGCCCAGGAGCGTCTGGCCACCGCCCTTCAGAAGCTGGAGGAGGCAGAGAAGGCTGCTGATGAGAGTGAGAG AGGCATGAAGGTTATTGAGAACAGGGCCCTGAAGGATGAGGAGAAGATGGAACTGCAGGAGATCCAGCTCAAAGAGGCCAAGCACATTGCTGAGGAAGCTGACCGCAAATATGAGGAA gtgGCCCGTAAGCTGGTGATTGTTGAGGGTGAGCTGGAGCGTACAGAGGAACGTGCTGAGCTGTCTGAGAG CAAATGTGCTGAGCTTGAGGAAGAGTTGAAAACTGTGACCAACACCCTGAAGTCTCTGGAGGCCCAGGCTGAGAAG TACTCACAGAAGGAAGACAAATACGAGGAGGAGATCAAGGTCCTCACCGACAAACTGAAGGAG GCCGAGACCCGTGCTGAGTTTGCTGAGAGATCAGTAGCCAAGCTTGAGAAGACCATTGATGACCTGGAAG ACCGCCTCTACCAGCAACTTGAGAAAAATCGTCTTCTCTCTAATGATCTAAGAGTGGCCTTGAATGAGGACTAA
- the tpm1 gene encoding tropomyosin alpha-1 chain isoform X20: MDAIKKKMQMLKLDKENALDRAEQAEGDKKAAEDRSKQLEDDLVALQKKLKATEDELDKYSEALKDAQEKLELAEKKATDAEGDVASLNRRIQLVEEELDRAQERLATALQKLEEAEKAADESERGMKVIENRALKDEEKMELQEIQLKEAKHIAEEADRKYEEVARKLVIVEGELERTEERAELSESKCAELEEELKTVTNTLKSLEAQAEKYSQKEDKYEEEIKVLTDKLKEAETRAEFAERSVAKLEKTIDDLEDRLYQQLEKNRLLSNDLRVALNED, from the exons ATGGATGCCATCAAGAAGAAGATGCAGATGCTCAAGCTCGACAAGGAGAACGCCTTGGACAGAGCTGAGCAGGCTGAGGGAGATAAGAAGGCAGCAGAGGACAGGAGCAAACAG CTCGAGGATGACTTGGTAGCCCTGCAGAAGAAACTGAAGGCCACCGAGGATGAGCTGGACAAGTATTCTGAGGCTCTTAAAGACGCCCAGGAAAAGCTGGAGCTGGCTGAGAAGAAAGCCACAGAC GCCGAGGGTGATGTAGCCTCTCTTAACAGACGTATCCAGCTGGTTGAGGAGGAGTTGGATCGTGCCCAGGAGCGTCTGGCCACCGCCCTTCAGAAGCTGGAGGAGGCAGAGAAGGCTGCTGATGAGAGTGAGAG AGGCATGAAGGTTATTGAGAACAGGGCCCTGAAGGATGAGGAGAAGATGGAACTGCAGGAGATCCAGCTCAAAGAGGCCAAGCACATTGCTGAGGAAGCTGACCGCAAATATGAGGAA gtgGCCCGTAAGCTGGTGATTGTTGAGGGTGAGCTGGAGCGTACAGAGGAACGTGCTGAGCTGTCTGAGAG CAAATGTGCTGAGCTTGAGGAAGAGTTGAAAACTGTGACCAACACCCTGAAGTCTCTGGAGGCCCAGGCTGAGAAG TACTCACAGAAGGAAGACAAATACGAGGAGGAGATCAAGGTCCTCACCGACAAACTGAAGGAG GCCGAGACCCGTGCTGAGTTTGCTGAGAGATCAGTAGCCAAGCTTGAGAAGACCATTGATGACCTGGAAG ACCGCCTCTACCAGCAACTTGAGAAAAATCGTCTTCTCTCTAATGATCTAAGAGTGGCCTTGAATGAGGACTAA
- the tpm1 gene encoding tropomyosin alpha-1 chain isoform X6, giving the protein MDAIKKKMQMLKLDKENALDRAEQAEGDKKAAEDRSKQLDDELRELEKKLRITEDERDKVFEEFQKAEEKLLTAEEIATKAEGDVASLNRRIQLVEEELDRAQERLATALQKLEEAEKAADESERGMKVIENRALKDEEKMELQEIQLKEAKHIAEEADRKYEEVARKLVIVEGELERTEERAELSERNVHGLQDEIKQLDQTFKSLKAAEGQYSQKEDKYEEEIKVLTDKLKEAETRAEFAERSVAKLEKTIDDLEDRLYQQLEKNRLLSNDLRVALNED; this is encoded by the exons ATGGATGCCATCAAGAAGAAGATGCAGATGCTCAAGCTCGACAAGGAGAACGCCTTGGACAGAGCTGAGCAGGCTGAGGGAGATAAGAAGGCAGCAGAGGACAGGAGCAAACAG CTGGATGATGAGTTAAGAGAGTTGGAAAAGAAATTGCGCATAACCGAGGATGAGCGCGATAAAGTGTTTGAGGAGTTCCAAAAGGCCGAGGAAAAGTTGCTGACCGCCGAGGAGATCGCCACAAAG GCCGAGGGTGATGTAGCCTCTCTTAACAGACGTATCCAGCTGGTTGAGGAGGAGTTGGATCGTGCCCAGGAGCGTCTGGCCACCGCCCTTCAGAAGCTGGAGGAGGCAGAGAAGGCTGCTGATGAGAGTGAGAG AGGCATGAAGGTTATTGAGAACAGGGCCCTGAAGGATGAGGAGAAGATGGAACTGCAGGAGATCCAGCTCAAAGAGGCCAAGCACATTGCTGAGGAAGCTGACCGCAAATATGAGGAA gtgGCCCGTAAGCTGGTGATTGTTGAGGGTGAGCTGGAGCGTACAGAGGAACGTGCTGAGCTGTCTGAGAG AAATGTGCATGGATTGCAGGACGAGATCAAACAGTTGGACCAAACGTTTAAGTCCTtaaaagcagcagaaggacaG TACTCACAGAAGGAAGACAAATACGAGGAGGAGATCAAGGTCCTCACCGACAAACTGAAGGAG GCCGAGACCCGTGCTGAGTTTGCTGAGAGATCAGTAGCCAAGCTTGAGAAGACCATTGATGACCTGGAAG ACCGCCTCTACCAGCAACTTGAGAAAAATCGTCTTCTCTCTAATGATCTAAGAGTGGCCTTGAATGAGGACTAA
- the tpm1 gene encoding tropomyosin alpha-1 chain isoform X1 gives MDAIKKKMQMLKLDKENALDRAEQAEGDKKAAEDRSKQLDDELRELEKKLRITEDERDKVFEEFQKAEEKLLTAEEIATKAEGDVASLNRRIQLVEEELDRAQERLATALQKLEEAEKAADESERGMKVIENRALKDEEKMELQEIQLKEAKHIAEEADRKYEEVARKLVIVEGELERTEERAELSESKCAELEEELKTVTNTLKSLEAQAEKYSQKEDKYEEEIKVLTDKLKEAETRAEFAERSVAKLEKTIDDLEDKLSHAKEENLDMNQMLEQTLLELNNM, from the exons ATGGATGCCATCAAGAAGAAGATGCAGATGCTCAAGCTCGACAAGGAGAACGCCTTGGACAGAGCTGAGCAGGCTGAGGGAGATAAGAAGGCAGCAGAGGACAGGAGCAAACAG CTGGATGATGAGTTAAGAGAGTTGGAAAAGAAATTGCGCATAACCGAGGATGAGCGCGATAAAGTGTTTGAGGAGTTCCAAAAGGCCGAGGAAAAGTTGCTGACCGCCGAGGAGATCGCCACAAAG GCCGAGGGTGATGTAGCCTCTCTTAACAGACGTATCCAGCTGGTTGAGGAGGAGTTGGATCGTGCCCAGGAGCGTCTGGCCACCGCCCTTCAGAAGCTGGAGGAGGCAGAGAAGGCTGCTGATGAGAGTGAGAG AGGCATGAAGGTTATTGAGAACAGGGCCCTGAAGGATGAGGAGAAGATGGAACTGCAGGAGATCCAGCTCAAAGAGGCCAAGCACATTGCTGAGGAAGCTGACCGCAAATATGAGGAA gtgGCCCGTAAGCTGGTGATTGTTGAGGGTGAGCTGGAGCGTACAGAGGAACGTGCTGAGCTGTCTGAGAG CAAATGTGCTGAGCTTGAGGAAGAGTTGAAAACTGTGACCAACACCCTGAAGTCTCTGGAGGCCCAGGCTGAGAAG TACTCACAGAAGGAAGACAAATACGAGGAGGAGATCAAGGTCCTCACCGACAAACTGAAGGAG GCCGAGACCCGTGCTGAGTTTGCTGAGAGATCAGTAGCCAAGCTTGAGAAGACCATTGATGACCTGGAAG ATAAACTGTCACACGCTAAAGAAGAGAACCTCGATATGAACCAGATGTTGGAACAGACTCTATTGGAGTTGAATAATATGTGA
- the tpm1 gene encoding tropomyosin alpha-1 chain isoform X15 — translation MDAIKKKMQMLKLDKENALDRAEQAEGDKKAAEDRSKQLDDELRELEKKLRITEDERDKVFEEFQKAEEKLLTAEEIATKLEDDLVALQKKLKATEDELDKYSEALKDAQEKLELAEKKATDAEGDVASLNRRIQLVEEELDRAQERLATALQKLEEAEKAADESERGMKVIENRALKDEEKMELQEIQLKEAKHIAEEADRKYEEVARKLVIVEGELERTEERAELSESKCAELEEELKTVTNTLKSLEAQAEKYSQKEDKYEEEIKVLTDKLKEAETRAEFAERSVAKLEKTIDDLEDELYAQKLKYKAISEELDHALNDMTSM, via the exons ATGGATGCCATCAAGAAGAAGATGCAGATGCTCAAGCTCGACAAGGAGAACGCCTTGGACAGAGCTGAGCAGGCTGAGGGAGATAAGAAGGCAGCAGAGGACAGGAGCAAACAG CTGGATGATGAGTTAAGAGAGTTGGAAAAGAAATTGCGCATAACCGAGGATGAGCGCGATAAAGTGTTTGAGGAGTTCCAAAAGGCCGAGGAAAAGTTGCTGACCGCCGAGGAGATCGCCACAAAG CTCGAGGATGACTTGGTAGCCCTGCAGAAGAAACTGAAGGCCACCGAGGATGAGCTGGACAAGTATTCTGAGGCTCTTAAAGACGCCCAGGAAAAGCTGGAGCTGGCTGAGAAGAAAGCCACAGAC GCCGAGGGTGATGTAGCCTCTCTTAACAGACGTATCCAGCTGGTTGAGGAGGAGTTGGATCGTGCCCAGGAGCGTCTGGCCACCGCCCTTCAGAAGCTGGAGGAGGCAGAGAAGGCTGCTGATGAGAGTGAGAG AGGCATGAAGGTTATTGAGAACAGGGCCCTGAAGGATGAGGAGAAGATGGAACTGCAGGAGATCCAGCTCAAAGAGGCCAAGCACATTGCTGAGGAAGCTGACCGCAAATATGAGGAA gtgGCCCGTAAGCTGGTGATTGTTGAGGGTGAGCTGGAGCGTACAGAGGAACGTGCTGAGCTGTCTGAGAG CAAATGTGCTGAGCTTGAGGAAGAGTTGAAAACTGTGACCAACACCCTGAAGTCTCTGGAGGCCCAGGCTGAGAAG TACTCACAGAAGGAAGACAAATACGAGGAGGAGATCAAGGTCCTCACCGACAAACTGAAGGAG GCCGAGACCCGTGCTGAGTTTGCTGAGAGATCAGTAGCCAAGCTTGAGAAGACCATTGATGACCTGGAAG ATGAGTTGTATGCCCAGAAACTTAAGTACAAAGCCATCAGCGAAGAGCTGGACCACGCTCTCAACGACATGACTTCAATGTAA
- the tpm1 gene encoding tropomyosin alpha-1 chain isoform X3, with translation MDAIKKKMQMLKLDKENALDRAEQAEGDKKAAEDRSKQLDDELRELEKKLRITEDERDKVFEEFQKAEEKLLTAEEIATKAEGDVASLNRRIQLVEEELDRAQERLATALQKLEEAEKAADESERGMKVIENRALKDEEKMELQEIQLKEAKHIAEEADRKYEEVARKLVIVEGELERTEERAELSESKCAELEEELKTVTNTLKSLEAQAEKYSQKEDKYEEEIKVLTDKLKEAETRAEFAERSVAKLEKTIDDLEDELYAQKLKYKAISEELDHALNDMTSI, from the exons ATGGATGCCATCAAGAAGAAGATGCAGATGCTCAAGCTCGACAAGGAGAACGCCTTGGACAGAGCTGAGCAGGCTGAGGGAGATAAGAAGGCAGCAGAGGACAGGAGCAAACAG CTGGATGATGAGTTAAGAGAGTTGGAAAAGAAATTGCGCATAACCGAGGATGAGCGCGATAAAGTGTTTGAGGAGTTCCAAAAGGCCGAGGAAAAGTTGCTGACCGCCGAGGAGATCGCCACAAAG GCCGAGGGTGATGTAGCCTCTCTTAACAGACGTATCCAGCTGGTTGAGGAGGAGTTGGATCGTGCCCAGGAGCGTCTGGCCACCGCCCTTCAGAAGCTGGAGGAGGCAGAGAAGGCTGCTGATGAGAGTGAGAG AGGCATGAAGGTTATTGAGAACAGGGCCCTGAAGGATGAGGAGAAGATGGAACTGCAGGAGATCCAGCTCAAAGAGGCCAAGCACATTGCTGAGGAAGCTGACCGCAAATATGAGGAA gtgGCCCGTAAGCTGGTGATTGTTGAGGGTGAGCTGGAGCGTACAGAGGAACGTGCTGAGCTGTCTGAGAG CAAATGTGCTGAGCTTGAGGAAGAGTTGAAAACTGTGACCAACACCCTGAAGTCTCTGGAGGCCCAGGCTGAGAAG TACTCACAGAAGGAAGACAAATACGAGGAGGAGATCAAGGTCCTCACCGACAAACTGAAGGAG GCCGAGACCCGTGCTGAGTTTGCTGAGAGATCAGTAGCCAAGCTTGAGAAGACCATTGATGACCTGGAAG ATGAGTTGTATGCCCAGAAACTTAAGTACAAAGCCATCAGCGAAGAGCTGGACCACGCTCTCAACGACATGACTTCAAT ATAA
- the tpm1 gene encoding tropomyosin alpha-1 chain isoform X18, translating to MDAIKKKMQMLKLDKENALDRAEQAEGDKKAAEDRSKQLEDDLVALQKKLKATEDELDKYSEALKDAQEKLELAEKKATDAEGDVASLNRRIQLVEEELDRAQERLATALQKLEEAEKAADESERGMKVIENRALKDEEKMELQEIQLKEAKHIAEEADRKYEEVARKLVIVEGELERTEERAELSERNVHGLQDEIKQLDQTFKSLKAAEGQYSQKEDKYEEEIKVLTDKLKEAETRAEFAERSVAKLEKTIDDLEDKLSHAKEENLDMNQMLEQTLLELNNM from the exons ATGGATGCCATCAAGAAGAAGATGCAGATGCTCAAGCTCGACAAGGAGAACGCCTTGGACAGAGCTGAGCAGGCTGAGGGAGATAAGAAGGCAGCAGAGGACAGGAGCAAACAG CTCGAGGATGACTTGGTAGCCCTGCAGAAGAAACTGAAGGCCACCGAGGATGAGCTGGACAAGTATTCTGAGGCTCTTAAAGACGCCCAGGAAAAGCTGGAGCTGGCTGAGAAGAAAGCCACAGAC GCCGAGGGTGATGTAGCCTCTCTTAACAGACGTATCCAGCTGGTTGAGGAGGAGTTGGATCGTGCCCAGGAGCGTCTGGCCACCGCCCTTCAGAAGCTGGAGGAGGCAGAGAAGGCTGCTGATGAGAGTGAGAG AGGCATGAAGGTTATTGAGAACAGGGCCCTGAAGGATGAGGAGAAGATGGAACTGCAGGAGATCCAGCTCAAAGAGGCCAAGCACATTGCTGAGGAAGCTGACCGCAAATATGAGGAA gtgGCCCGTAAGCTGGTGATTGTTGAGGGTGAGCTGGAGCGTACAGAGGAACGTGCTGAGCTGTCTGAGAG AAATGTGCATGGATTGCAGGACGAGATCAAACAGTTGGACCAAACGTTTAAGTCCTtaaaagcagcagaaggacaG TACTCACAGAAGGAAGACAAATACGAGGAGGAGATCAAGGTCCTCACCGACAAACTGAAGGAG GCCGAGACCCGTGCTGAGTTTGCTGAGAGATCAGTAGCCAAGCTTGAGAAGACCATTGATGACCTGGAAG ATAAACTGTCACACGCTAAAGAAGAGAACCTCGATATGAACCAGATGTTGGAACAGACTCTATTGGAGTTGAATAATATGTGA
- the tpm1 gene encoding tropomyosin alpha-1 chain isoform X13 — MDAIKKKMQMLKLDKENALDRAEQAEGDKKAAEDRSKQLDDELRELEKKLRITEDERDKVFEEFQKAEEKLLTAEEIATKLEDDLVALQKKLKATEDELDKYSEALKDAQEKLELAEKKATDAEGDVASLNRRIQLVEEELDRAQERLATALQKLEEAEKAADESERGMKVIENRALKDEEKMELQEIQLKEAKHIAEEADRKYEEVARKLVIVEGELERTEERAELSESKCAELEEELKTVTNTLKSLEAQAEKYSQKEDKYEEEIKVLTDKLKEAETRAEFAERSVAKLEKTIDDLEDKLSHAKEENLDMNQMLEQTLLELNNM, encoded by the exons ATGGATGCCATCAAGAAGAAGATGCAGATGCTCAAGCTCGACAAGGAGAACGCCTTGGACAGAGCTGAGCAGGCTGAGGGAGATAAGAAGGCAGCAGAGGACAGGAGCAAACAG CTGGATGATGAGTTAAGAGAGTTGGAAAAGAAATTGCGCATAACCGAGGATGAGCGCGATAAAGTGTTTGAGGAGTTCCAAAAGGCCGAGGAAAAGTTGCTGACCGCCGAGGAGATCGCCACAAAG CTCGAGGATGACTTGGTAGCCCTGCAGAAGAAACTGAAGGCCACCGAGGATGAGCTGGACAAGTATTCTGAGGCTCTTAAAGACGCCCAGGAAAAGCTGGAGCTGGCTGAGAAGAAAGCCACAGAC GCCGAGGGTGATGTAGCCTCTCTTAACAGACGTATCCAGCTGGTTGAGGAGGAGTTGGATCGTGCCCAGGAGCGTCTGGCCACCGCCCTTCAGAAGCTGGAGGAGGCAGAGAAGGCTGCTGATGAGAGTGAGAG AGGCATGAAGGTTATTGAGAACAGGGCCCTGAAGGATGAGGAGAAGATGGAACTGCAGGAGATCCAGCTCAAAGAGGCCAAGCACATTGCTGAGGAAGCTGACCGCAAATATGAGGAA gtgGCCCGTAAGCTGGTGATTGTTGAGGGTGAGCTGGAGCGTACAGAGGAACGTGCTGAGCTGTCTGAGAG CAAATGTGCTGAGCTTGAGGAAGAGTTGAAAACTGTGACCAACACCCTGAAGTCTCTGGAGGCCCAGGCTGAGAAG TACTCACAGAAGGAAGACAAATACGAGGAGGAGATCAAGGTCCTCACCGACAAACTGAAGGAG GCCGAGACCCGTGCTGAGTTTGCTGAGAGATCAGTAGCCAAGCTTGAGAAGACCATTGATGACCTGGAAG ATAAACTGTCACACGCTAAAGAAGAGAACCTCGATATGAACCAGATGTTGGAACAGACTCTATTGGAGTTGAATAATATGTGA
- the tpm1 gene encoding tropomyosin alpha-1 chain isoform X21 codes for MDAIKKKMQMLKLDKENALDRAEQAEGDKKAAEDRSKQLEDDLVALQKKLKATEDELDKYSEALKDAQEKLELAEKKATDAEGDVASLNRRIQLVEEELDRAQERLATALQKLEEAEKAADESERGMKVIENRALKDEEKMELQEIQLKEAKHIAEEADRKYEEVARKLVIVEGELERTEERAELSERNVHGLQDEIKQLDQTFKSLKAAEGQYSQKEDKYEEEIKVLTDKLKEAETRAEFAERSVAKLEKTIDDLEDRLYQQLEKNRLLSNDLRVALNED; via the exons ATGGATGCCATCAAGAAGAAGATGCAGATGCTCAAGCTCGACAAGGAGAACGCCTTGGACAGAGCTGAGCAGGCTGAGGGAGATAAGAAGGCAGCAGAGGACAGGAGCAAACAG CTCGAGGATGACTTGGTAGCCCTGCAGAAGAAACTGAAGGCCACCGAGGATGAGCTGGACAAGTATTCTGAGGCTCTTAAAGACGCCCAGGAAAAGCTGGAGCTGGCTGAGAAGAAAGCCACAGAC GCCGAGGGTGATGTAGCCTCTCTTAACAGACGTATCCAGCTGGTTGAGGAGGAGTTGGATCGTGCCCAGGAGCGTCTGGCCACCGCCCTTCAGAAGCTGGAGGAGGCAGAGAAGGCTGCTGATGAGAGTGAGAG AGGCATGAAGGTTATTGAGAACAGGGCCCTGAAGGATGAGGAGAAGATGGAACTGCAGGAGATCCAGCTCAAAGAGGCCAAGCACATTGCTGAGGAAGCTGACCGCAAATATGAGGAA gtgGCCCGTAAGCTGGTGATTGTTGAGGGTGAGCTGGAGCGTACAGAGGAACGTGCTGAGCTGTCTGAGAG AAATGTGCATGGATTGCAGGACGAGATCAAACAGTTGGACCAAACGTTTAAGTCCTtaaaagcagcagaaggacaG TACTCACAGAAGGAAGACAAATACGAGGAGGAGATCAAGGTCCTCACCGACAAACTGAAGGAG GCCGAGACCCGTGCTGAGTTTGCTGAGAGATCAGTAGCCAAGCTTGAGAAGACCATTGATGACCTGGAAG ACCGCCTCTACCAGCAACTTGAGAAAAATCGTCTTCTCTCTAATGATCTAAGAGTGGCCTTGAATGAGGACTAA